The Caldisalinibacter kiritimatiensis region TGAATAAGGATAATATATTAAGTCAAATAGTTGAAAAAACTAGTATGAGGATAAATGGAAAACAGTCAGAGATAAAAATTAAACTAAAACCAGATATTTTAGGAGAGATGTCATTAAAAATTATAGCAGAAAAAGGTATAGTAACTGCAAAAGCAATGGTTGAAAGTTATCAAGTTAAGGAACTGATTGAATCAAATTTAGACCAATTAAAGGATGAGCTTAATGAACAGGGAATTGATATACAAGAGTTTGAGGTTTCAGTAGGAAAGGATTCGAATTTTGAAGAAAGGGCATACAGCAGTTGGAGACAAGCACAAATAAAAAAAGGAAAATTTAATAATATTAAGAATACTGATGATACATTAGAAGCTATTGAAACTATGGACAAGCTTAACCCTTATTTGGCGGTAGAAGGTAGTATTGATTTAATGGCATAGGAGGTATAGTTTTGAGTGTAGATGGCGTAAACAATAATCAAATCTGGTATACTTTTGATGAAACAACTAAAAAAACAGAAAATAAAGAGAAAATATCAGCTTCCAATGGGATGGGAAAAGATGCATTTTTAAACCTCTTAGTATCCCAGTTAAAGAATCAAGACCCATTAAATCCAATGGAAGACAAAGAGTTTATTGCTCAAATGGCCCAATTCACAACTTTAGAGCAAATACAAGAACTAAATACTAGTTTACAAAAATCTCAGTTACAAATTAAAGAAGCTATAGAAGAATTAAATAGTAATTATAAGGCTAATCAAAAAGATATAATAAATGAACTTTCATCAATGAATAAAGCTATACAAGCATATGAACAAAAGATTAATGAAACATCAATTAATCAACAGTCAATAACTGAAGAAATTAAAGAAATAAAAGAAATTATAAAGGGGTATGTTAAGGAGAGTCAATCAAAAACGGAGTGATTTCATGAATGAATTTAACATTAAAAGGATTAATAATAAAATCAAAAATGACTTTATTAAAAAAAGACAGATAGAATATATAAACAATGGTAATAAAAGCTTTGAAGAGATATTACAAAGAGTAAAGTCTAATGAAAACAAGGTAAAATTTTCAAAACATGCAATAGAAAGAATGAATTCTAGAAAAATTAATCTAACAAATGAAGAAATAAAGAAGTTAGAGAGTGCTGTGAAAAAAGCAGAAGAAAAGGGAGTAAAGGAAGCATTAATATTAATGAATGATACAGCATTTGTGACTAGCATTAAAAATAGAACAGTTATAACTACCGCTACATCAGAACAGTTAAAAGAAAATGTATTTACTAATATAGACGGAGCTGTAGTAATATAGCTGGACCTTTTAAGGAGGCTATTTGTATCTGACTGACTGAGGATACATACAGTTCTATATTTAAAGGAGGTCATTTACTATGATGAGATCAATGTATTCAGGAGTATCTGGATTGAGAGTACACCAAACTAAAATGGATGTAATAGGTAATAACATTGCTAATGTTAATACAGTAGGTTATAAAAAAGGACAAGTTACTTTTCAAGAAGCCTTAAGTCAGGTAATAAGAGGTGCAGGTGCGCCGCAAGGAGGTAAAGGGGGGACTAACCCACAGCAATTAGGTTTAGGTCTTAAATTAGGAGCAATAAATACAGTACATACAAAGGGTGCCACACAAAGAACAGACAATCCAACAGACTTAATGATAGATGGTGAAGGATTCTTTATAGTATCAGATGATAAAAATGCTGAAAATAGATATTACACAAGAGCTGGGAATTTTACTTTTGATGTAGATGGTAACTTGGTAACTGCTGATGGATATAGATTATTAGGAAAGTTTATAGGAGATTCAAGGTATGCAGATGCATTAGGTATTGATTCATCTAAAGATTTAGATGGTATAAAGTTAAATAAGTCAATTGTTGCTCCAGCAACGGCTTCATGTCAAGTAGAATTAAGAGGAAATTTAGATTCATCAACTGCAGATGGTGATACATATACAACAGATACTATTGTCAAGGATAGTTTAGGTAATTCTTATAAGGTTGAGATTGTATTTGAAAAGACTGCAACAAGTGATGAGTGGCAAGTAAGTGGTACAGGTGTAACTGTAACTGATGTATCAACTAATCAACCTGTTAGTGGTATTAGTTTATCAACAGATCCTGTCCCCCTAAAATTTACTGCTGATGGGAAATTAGATATTGGTTCTTCAGAAGAAATTATAGATATAGATTTTAGTGGTGCAAACATAGGAGGTACACCTTTATCTACATATTTTGGTAAAGGAACTGATGAATTAACTATAGACTTTTCAAAACTTACACAATTTGCGAATGAAAGTGACGCTAAAGCATTTGATGTAGAAGTTGATGGACAAATTGGTAGGTCATCAGGTTCATTAACAGGTTTTACAATAGATGCATCAGGTAAAGTAATTGCAAGCTTTTCTAACGGTATGAAAGAAGAATTATGGCAGATTAAATTAGCTAAGTTTGATAATTCTGCTGGATTAGAGAAAATGGGAAGCAATCTATTTACAAACACGCCTAACTCAGGAGAACCTCAAATAGGTATGCCTGGTAATAGTGGATTAGGAGCAATAAACCCTGGTACATTAGAGATGTCAAATGTGGATTTATCAATGGAATTTACAGAAATGATTGTTACACAAAGAGGTTTCCAAGCTAATTCTAGGGTAATTACAACAACTGATGAAATGCTACAAGAGTTGACTAACTTGAAAAGATAATAAAAACCCCAGGTTTAACCTGGGGGACATAAATCAATAAAGTAGGGATAAATGTGATAAAGGTAACACGAATGAATGGAAAAAGTTTTATAATTAATTCAGATTTAATTGAGAAGGTAGAGGAAACGCCAGATACAGTTATTACTCTAACAAATGATAAGAAAATAGTTGTAAAGGAATCTGGTGCTGATATTGTAGATAAAGTAATAGAATATAAAAGAAAAATTCAAAGAAGTATAGCATGTAGTGTAGAAACGGAGTGATAAATTTGGATTTAGCTACGCTTATAGGACTTATCAGTGGTTTTTTGTTTATTATAATAGGAGTATCCACTGGTTCAGGTAATGTAATGTCATTTTTACATCCAGCATCTATACTTATTGTTTTAGGAGGAACTATAGCTGCTACTTTTGTTAGTTTTCCGATAAAAAAAGTATTAAGTACTTTTAAAGTAGTAAAAAATGTGTTTGTTAATAAAACTTTTTCGCCTAATGAGATTATCCAACAGATAATACGATTGGCAAATGTAGCAAGAAAAGAAGGACTATTGGCTCTTGAAGAAGCTGCTGAAGATATAGATGATGAGTTTTTAAAAAAAGGTATATTATTAATAGTAGATGGTACAGACCCTGAACTTGTTAGAAATATATTAGAGACGGAGTTAGCATTTCTCGAAGAAAGGCATAGTCAGGGACAAGGTATTTTTGAAGCTATGGGAACTTATTCACCAGCTTTTGGTATGATAGGTACCCTTATAGGTCTTATAAGTATGTTAAGAGATATTTCAGATACCTCATCTATTGGACCTAATATGTCTACTGCTTTAATAACAACATTTTATGGTACATTATTTGCGAACTTGATTTTCTTACCTATATCAAACAAACTGAAAGGAAAAAGTAAAGAGGAGATTATTCTAAAGGAATTAATGGTTGAAGGACTATTGTCTATACAAGCTGGAGAAAACCCTAGAATAATTGAAGAAAAATTAAAGACTTTCTTAGCACCAGATGTTAGAAAGACATTAAATAATGAACCTGAAAGAGAGGAAGCATAATGAAAAGAGTGAGAAGAAGACAATCGAATGCTCAACGAAGAGGCGCACCAGAATACATGACGACTTATGGAGATATGGTAACTTTATTATTATGCTTTTTTGTACTGTTATTTGCTTTCTCTGAGGTAGATGCCCAAAAGTTTCAAGCTATTATAAAATCATTTCAAGGGTCATTAGGAGTATTAGAAGGTGGTAAAACGATAGATAGTGCACCTTATGTAGACTTAGATGATTTACCAGAAGATTTAGCTACTTTAGAGGAAAAGGAAGCAGAAGACTTTAGAAAATTAAAAGCAATTATAGAAGAATATGCCAAGGAAAAAGGATTAGAAACGAAGGTTTTAGCTAAAATAGAAGAAAGAGGTTTGGTTATTAGAATTTTAGATAACGTGTTTTTTGATTCAGGAAAAGCAGTGATTAAGAAAAATGCTAAAGAAATTTTAGCGTATATAGGAGAAGTATTAAAAAAGGAAGAGTTTAAAGATAAGCATATTAAAATTGAGGGTCATACCGATAATGACCCAATTATAAGCTCAAATAAATTTCCTACAAATTGGGAATTATCGGCTATAAGAGCAACAAATGTTTTAAGATTTTTAGTAGAGGATATAGGGATAGAAGAAAATAGAATATCTTCTGCAGGATATAGCTATTACAGACCAATTGTACCAAATGATACATCAGAAAATAAGGCTAAAAATAGAAGAGTTGATGTAGTTATTTTGAAATCAACCTATGCTCAATGGGAACCAAACTAAAAAAGGGGAAATTGCTATGGATAAGAAAAAAATTGTTTTAATATCTATAATTTCTTTTGTAGTTACTGTTACACTTATCGGTAGTGTATTAGGATATATTTATTTAAATGATTCTGATTCTAAAGAAGAGAAAAAGCTGACATATGTTTTAGGGGATTTAACAACTAATTTGAAAGATAGCGATAGGATTTTATTATGTAATATAGTGATTGAAGTGAAAGATAAAAGGTTATTAGAAGCTTTTGAAGAAAAGAAATTTATAATTAATACTGAAATAAATAAAATAATTAGAAGTAAAAATGAGAAGGATATAGAAGGTAGCCAAGGTATGATGAATTTGCAAAAGGAGATAAAGGACAGGCTAGCTGAAATCTTTGAAACTAAAAATATATCAAATGTATATTTTAACAAGTTAATTGTACAGTAGAAGGAGGGCTCTATATTGTCTGAGGTTTTATCGCAAAGTGAAATTGACGCCCTGCTAAAAGCGTTAGATTCAGGAGAAGTAGATGCTCAAGAAATTAAAGAAGATAGTAATGAAAGAAAAGTTAAAAAATATGATTTTAGAAATCCTCAAAAAATTGCAAAAGAACAATTGAGGACTTTAGAAATTATTCATGAAAATTATAGTAGGTTATTACAGACATTTTTATCTGGTTATTTAAGAGCACCAGTAAAAATTAGTGTATTAACTGTTGACCAATATGCTTACAGTGAATTCAGTAACTCAATTTCAAATCCAGCTTTTTTATCAATTGTTAAATTTAAACCTTTAAACGGTGAAATAATTGTAGACATGTCACCTAAAACAGCATTCGCTGCAATTGATAGGCTATTAGGTGGGGATGGAGAGAATGTAGATGAAATAAGAACATTTACAGAGATAGAATTAACGTTACTAAAGAGAATGATGAATAAGGTATTAGATTTGCTTAAGCAGGCATGGGAAAATGTAATTGAGTTAAATCCTATATTAGAAAAGATAGAAACAAATTCACAATTTGCCCAAATAATATCACCTACGGAGACGGTAGCTTTAGTAACGATGAATATTAGTATAGGTAAGATTGAAGGTATGATAAATTTATGTATACCTCATTTAACAATTGAACCTATTTTAAATAAATTAAGTACTAAGTTTTGGTTTTCTAATAAAAACAATGACCATGATGATGAAAACACTAAATTATTAGAAAAGAACATAAAAAATACATTAATTACAATGAAAGCACAGTTAGGTTCTACAAAGTTAACTGTTAGAGAGATACTAGATTTAGAAGTTGGTGATGTTATTAAATTAAATGAAAAACAAGGTGACGAAGTAAAAATATTAGTCAAATCGAATCCTAAATTTCACGGTATACCTGGAGTGAAAAATAAAAAAATGTCAGTTAAGATAACAAGAGTCGTAAAGGATGGTGAAGAAACAGATGACCAGTGAAATGTTATCTCAAGAAGAAATAGATGCATTATTAAAGGGTGACCTTAATAATACAGATGACGAACCAGTTGATAATAATACGTCTCATGCATACTACGAGGATGACTTAGTCGTATTAGATGAAACTGAAAAAGATGCTTTAGGTGAAATAGGGAATATAAGCATGGGAACAGCTGCAACAACCTTATTTACATTATTAAATCAGAAAGTTACAATAACAACGCCAGAAGTTGAGGTTGTAAAAGTTGAAGATTTAGGTAAGCTTTATAAAATACCTTTTGTAGCTGTTGATGTGAAATACAAATTAGGTTTAACAGGTACCAATTTACTAATTTTAAAAGTTGATGATGTAAAAGTTATAACTGACTTGATGATGGGGGGAGATGGGACAAACATAGATAGAGAATTAAATGAAATGGATTTAAGTGCTATCAGTGAAGCTATGAACCAAATGGTAGGCTCATCTTGTACCTCATTATCTGAAATGTTTGGAGAAAAGATAGATATAGAACCACCTAATGCATTTGAAATAAATTTTGTACAGGATAATAAAGCTATAGATATACTTAACTATGATGATTCGGTAGTTAAAGTATCTTTTAGAATGATAGTAGGAGATTTAATTGATAGTCAAATAATGCAACTAATTCCATTAAATTTTGCAAAAAAGATGGTAAATAAAATATTAAATATTGATGAAAAAGATAATGAATTAGAAAATAAAGTTGATAATGTTATAGAACAATCAAAAAATCAAAATGACGATGTTGAATTATATACACAAAGTGATGTAAAATTAGAAGAGGGAGTAAATGAGGCTGCTGCATCAATTACGACTAACCAAAATACTGAAAAGGCCAAGCCACAATCTAAACCAGTGAATGTGAAAAAAGTACAATTTCAAGCTTTTGATGAAACTGAGAACAATACTTATAATGAAAGTATTGATTTAATTAGTGAAGTTCCTATTGAAATTACTGTTCAATTAGGTAAAACTGTAAAAAAGATAAGTGAAATTTTAGAATATGGTCCAGGAACTATTATAGAGTTAGACAAGCTTGTAGGTGAACCATTAGACATTCTTGCAAATGGAAAGTATATTGCAAAAGGAGAAGTAGTCGTTATTGATGACAATTTTGGAATTAGAATTACAGATATTATTAAACCATCTAAACGAGTTACAAAATTATAAAGGGAGGAATATTTATGGCAAATAGGATATTAATAGTAGACGATGCTGCTTTTATGAGAATGATGATTAAAGATATTTTGACTAAAAATGGATATGAGGTTGTAGGAGAAGCTGATAATGGAGCTAAAGCTATTGAAAAATATAAGGAGTTAAATCCAGACTTAGTAATTATGGACATTACTATGCCTGAAGTCGATGGAATACAAGCAGTTAAAGAAATCAAGAAGATTAACAGCGATGCAAAAATAGTTATGTGCTCAGCTATGGGACAGCAAGCTATGGTTATTGAATCTATTCAAGCTGGAGCTAAAGATTTTATAGTTAAGCCTTTCCAAGCAGACAGAGTAATAGAGGCAGTAAAGAAAGTGTTGGGATGATAAATATTTAGGATGATAATAATGAGTAAAAAAAGATTGAGAAATATAAATGTAAATGTATTTACATTTATATTTGTTTATATGTTAAGAATAGAAGTATTTGCATATCAAAGTAGTAAGATTAATGATTTTACTCAATTCAAATTAGATAGTATGTTAAAGTTAGTATTTTATTTAATAGCTTTTTTTGCTGTATTGTTTTTATCTTATTTCACTTCTAAGGTTATTGGTAAAAAATCAAGTACAATGATAAAAAGTAAAAACATTAGTATAATCGATTCAATGTCGATTGGAAGAAATAGTAGAATTATGATAGTTAAAATCTTAAATTCTCTATATATAGTTGCTGTTAATGAAAATCAAACTACGGTACTTGATAAAATTGACGACAATCAAATAATCGAAAATATAGAAAATATCGTCAGCAAAGACATGGTAAATGGAAATTATTTAAAGAATATTTCTGATTTATTTAAAAATAATAAAAGTTCTCGTATAAACAATATGATTATTAATAAAAAATTAAATAATATCAACCAAAAGTTGAAAAATATAAGAAATTACAATAATATAGACCTTCCTATAGATGAGGATGAGGAAGATGAATAGAATAATTAAAGCAGTATTTATGGCAATTGTGCTGTCCATAATAGTATCAGGTACTGCATATGGACAGCCAGATTTATCTATCAACATGGATGCAGATAACTATAGCTCAGTAATTCAAATAATGGTACTACTAACTGTGCTAACTTTGGCACCAGCTATTTTAATAATGATGACTAGTTTTACTAGGATTATAATAGTGTTATCTTTTATCAGAAATGCTTTAGGAACTCAACAAACACCACCGAATCAAGTATTAATAGGTTTGGCCTTGTTTTTGACATTTTTTATAATGGCTCCAATAGCTACAGAAATAAATAATCAAGCTATACAGCCGTATTTGGAAAACGAATTGGACGAGCAGTTGGCATTAAAAAGGGCGTTACAACCTATTAGAGAATTCATGTTTAAGCAAACAAAAGGTAAAGATTTAGCTCTATTTTTAGATATTGCAGAAGTGGAGAATGGACAAAAGTTAGAAGACATACCTACTAGTGCTTTAATACCAGC contains the following coding sequences:
- a CDS encoding flagellar hook assembly protein FlgD; translation: MSVDGVNNNQIWYTFDETTKKTENKEKISASNGMGKDAFLNLLVSQLKNQDPLNPMEDKEFIAQMAQFTTLEQIQELNTSLQKSQLQIKEAIEELNSNYKANQKDIINELSSMNKAIQAYEQKINETSINQQSITEEIKEIKEIIKGYVKESQSKTE
- a CDS encoding flagellar hook-length control protein FliK — encoded protein: NKDNILSQIVEKTSMRINGKQSEIKIKLKPDILGEMSLKIIAEKGIVTAKAMVESYQVKELIESNLDQLKDELNEQGIDIQEFEVSVGKDSNFEERAYSSWRQAQIKKGKFNNIKNTDDTLEAIETMDKLNPYLAVEGSIDLMA
- a CDS encoding flagellar motor protein — protein: MINLDLATLIGLISGFLFIIIGVSTGSGNVMSFLHPASILIVLGGTIAATFVSFPIKKVLSTFKVVKNVFVNKTFSPNEIIQQIIRLANVARKEGLLALEEAAEDIDDEFLKKGILLIVDGTDPELVRNILETELAFLEERHSQGQGIFEAMGTYSPAFGMIGTLIGLISMLRDISDTSSIGPNMSTALITTFYGTLFANLIFLPISNKLKGKSKEEIILKELMVEGLLSIQAGENPRIIEEKLKTFLAPDVRKTLNNEPEREEA
- a CDS encoding flagellar hook protein FlgE; translation: MMRSMYSGVSGLRVHQTKMDVIGNNIANVNTVGYKKGQVTFQEALSQVIRGAGAPQGGKGGTNPQQLGLGLKLGAINTVHTKGATQRTDNPTDLMIDGEGFFIVSDDKNAENRYYTRAGNFTFDVDGNLVTADGYRLLGKFIGDSRYADALGIDSSKDLDGIKLNKSIVAPATASCQVELRGNLDSSTADGDTYTTDTIVKDSLGNSYKVEIVFEKTATSDEWQVSGTGVTVTDVSTNQPVSGISLSTDPVPLKFTADGKLDIGSSEEIIDIDFSGANIGGTPLSTYFGKGTDELTIDFSKLTQFANESDAKAFDVEVDGQIGRSSGSLTGFTIDASGKVIASFSNGMKEELWQIKLAKFDNSAGLEKMGSNLFTNTPNSGEPQIGMPGNSGLGAINPGTLEMSNVDLSMEFTEMIVTQRGFQANSRVITTTDEMLQELTNLKR
- the fliM gene encoding flagellar motor switch protein FliM, whose translation is MSEVLSQSEIDALLKALDSGEVDAQEIKEDSNERKVKKYDFRNPQKIAKEQLRTLEIIHENYSRLLQTFLSGYLRAPVKISVLTVDQYAYSEFSNSISNPAFLSIVKFKPLNGEIIVDMSPKTAFAAIDRLLGGDGENVDEIRTFTEIELTLLKRMMNKVLDLLKQAWENVIELNPILEKIETNSQFAQIISPTETVALVTMNISIGKIEGMINLCIPHLTIEPILNKLSTKFWFSNKNNDHDDENTKLLEKNIKNTLITMKAQLGSTKLTVREILDLEVGDVIKLNEKQGDEVKILVKSNPKFHGIPGVKNKKMSVKITRVVKDGEETDDQ
- a CDS encoding TIGR02530 family flagellar biosynthesis protein, coding for MNEFNIKRINNKIKNDFIKKRQIEYINNGNKSFEEILQRVKSNENKVKFSKHAIERMNSRKINLTNEEIKKLESAVKKAEEKGVKEALILMNDTAFVTSIKNRTVITTATSEQLKENVFTNIDGAVVI
- the fliY gene encoding flagellar motor switch phosphatase FliY; amino-acid sequence: MVKKQMTSEMLSQEEIDALLKGDLNNTDDEPVDNNTSHAYYEDDLVVLDETEKDALGEIGNISMGTAATTLFTLLNQKVTITTPEVEVVKVEDLGKLYKIPFVAVDVKYKLGLTGTNLLILKVDDVKVITDLMMGGDGTNIDRELNEMDLSAISEAMNQMVGSSCTSLSEMFGEKIDIEPPNAFEINFVQDNKAIDILNYDDSVVKVSFRMIVGDLIDSQIMQLIPLNFAKKMVNKILNIDEKDNELENKVDNVIEQSKNQNDDVELYTQSDVKLEEGVNEAAASITTNQNTEKAKPQSKPVNVKKVQFQAFDETENNTYNESIDLISEVPIEITVQLGKTVKKISEILEYGPGTIIELDKLVGEPLDILANGKYIAKGEVVVIDDNFGIRITDIIKPSKRVTKL
- a CDS encoding flagellar biosynthetic protein FliO, translating into MSKKRLRNINVNVFTFIFVYMLRIEVFAYQSSKINDFTQFKLDSMLKLVFYLIAFFAVLFLSYFTSKVIGKKSSTMIKSKNISIIDSMSIGRNSRIMIVKILNSLYIVAVNENQTTVLDKIDDNQIIENIENIVSKDMVNGNYLKNISDLFKNNKSSRINNMIINKKLNNINQKLKNIRNYNNIDLPIDEDEEDE
- a CDS encoding flagellar basal body-associated FliL family protein; this translates as MDKKKIVLISIISFVVTVTLIGSVLGYIYLNDSDSKEEKKLTYVLGDLTTNLKDSDRILLCNIVIEVKDKRLLEAFEEKKFIINTEINKIIRSKNEKDIEGSQGMMNLQKEIKDRLAEIFETKNISNVYFNKLIVQ
- a CDS encoding OmpA/MotB family protein; the protein is MKRVRRRQSNAQRRGAPEYMTTYGDMVTLLLCFFVLLFAFSEVDAQKFQAIIKSFQGSLGVLEGGKTIDSAPYVDLDDLPEDLATLEEKEAEDFRKLKAIIEEYAKEKGLETKVLAKIEERGLVIRILDNVFFDSGKAVIKKNAKEILAYIGEVLKKEEFKDKHIKIEGHTDNDPIISSNKFPTNWELSAIRATNVLRFLVEDIGIEENRISSAGYSYYRPIVPNDTSENKAKNRRVDVVILKSTYAQWEPN
- a CDS encoding response regulator, yielding MANRILIVDDAAFMRMMIKDILTKNGYEVVGEADNGAKAIEKYKELNPDLVIMDITMPEVDGIQAVKEIKKINSDAKIVMCSAMGQQAMVIESIQAGAKDFIVKPFQADRVIEAVKKVLG
- the fliP gene encoding flagellar type III secretion system pore protein FliP (The bacterial flagellar biogenesis protein FliP forms a type III secretion system (T3SS)-type pore required for flagellar assembly.), which gives rise to MNRIIKAVFMAIVLSIIVSGTAYGQPDLSINMDADNYSSVIQIMVLLTVLTLAPAILIMMTSFTRIIIVLSFIRNALGTQQTPPNQVLIGLALFLTFFIMAPIATEINNQAIQPYLENELDEQLALKRALQPIREFMFKQTKGKDLALFLDIAEVENGQKLEDIPTSALIPAFIISELKTAFKIGFMIFIPFLVIDMVVASTLMSMGMMMLPPVMISLPFKILLFILVDGWNVITEVLVTGFR
- a CDS encoding flagellar FlbD family protein is translated as MIKVTRMNGKSFIINSDLIEKVEETPDTVITLTNDKKIVVKESGADIVDKVIEYKRKIQRSIACSVETE